A genomic window from Glycine max cultivar Williams 82 chromosome 17, Glycine_max_v4.0, whole genome shotgun sequence includes:
- the LOC102660836 gene encoding uncharacterized protein, with translation MARKLAGYITLLQCWIYEHFPSVGFVVPAEDYDERRPCACRWTSGKALLVSMYRRCLDRLTPDVVCWIPYGDHRSFKEFEFGYIQTIPPHPAVSSLSVEEIDDRWMQFDMYQQPMAAATPNKANVDVHHVQHAVDGFVAIGDKLERLLNLRILTEGT, from the exons ATGGCGAGGAAGCTTGCAGGATATATCACTCTATTACAG tgttGGATCTACGAGCATTTTCCGTCCGTTGGTTTTGTTGTTCCTGCCGAGGATTATGATGAGAGGAGACCGTGTGCATGTCGATGGACCTCTGGCAAGGCACTACTTGTTTCCATGTATCGCAGGTGTCTAGATAGACTGACCCCTGACGTGGTGTGCTGGATTCCGTACGGTGACCACCGTTCATTTAAAGAATTTGAG TTTGGCTACATCCAGACTATTCCGCCACATCCTGCAGTGTCTTCGCTCTCTGTTGAAGAAATTGATGATAGATGGATGCAGTTTG ATATGTATCAGCAACCGATGGCTGCAGCGACACCTAATAAGGCAAACGTTGATGTGCATCATGTTCAACATGCggtg GATGGCTTTGTAGCAATTGGTGATAAGTTGGAGAGGCTACTGAACCTGAGGATCCTGACTGAAGGAACATAA
- the LOC100802522 gene encoding RNA polymerase sigma factor sigC isoform X3 encodes MGLGFGFGLNPRLRYCLLLHTPHSFTNSPLCLSPSSAGVRETCFNFTRLSFPSTFYEEGEALQKDFGRVFAFSSSALETLENDSLGREETQVNKGKRSLSSVHKMIDNTQMPFGEVSTVSKKFESFRAQHFRLLMENLCVLEETFVDSEALRLEKAIILQLGKLGALELFNVCLSRSLGTSLVSNYADKVDDYKDKVVVQSSKKKENKTRRKREFVSTAVSSQSLTLKANQEDLLGFSASLVKRAPNTKNKRILVAKREAEMSKGVKVLAELEKIRTAIEEDTKRVASLSTWAEASGVDEKVLQKLLHRGYYCQDELIRSTRSLVLYLARKYRGMGIALDDLLQAGYVGVLQGAERFDSTRGYKFSTYVQYWIRKSILRVVARYARGIVIPWSLNRAINQIQKARKAMKSTHKKCPDDYEIAKMTGLSLDKIKSASNCLRIVASIDQKVGDYLGVEYMV; translated from the exons AGATATTGTCTGCTTCTTCACACTCCTCATTCCTTCACCAATTCACCTCTCTGCCTTTCTCCATCTTCTG CTGGAGTCAGGGAAACTTGTTTCAACTTCACGAGGTTATCTTTCCCCTCAACATTTTATGAGGAAGGAGAAGCTTTGCAAAAGGATTTTGGAAGGGTGTTTGCATTTTCATCATCAGCCTTGGAAACCTTGGAAAATGATTCATTAGGAAGAGAAGAAACCCAG GTAAACAAAGGAAAGAGGTCACTGAGTAGTGTACATAAAATGATTGATAATACCCAAATGCCTTTTGGAGAGGTATCTACTGTTTCTAAGAAGTTTGAGTCATTCAGGGCACAGCATTTTCGTTTGTTAATGGAGAACCTATGTGTTTTAGAAGAAACTTTTGTTGATTCTGAAGCACTGAGGTTGGAAAAGGCTATTATATTGCAACTAGGAAAGCTTGGTGCTCTTGAGTTATTCAATGTTTGTCTATCAAGATCACTTGGAACCTCACTTGTGTCAAACTATGCTGACAAAGTGGATGACTACAAGGACAAAGTTGTTGTCCAGTCtagcaagaaaaaggaaaataaaaccagaagaaagagagaatttGTTTCCACAGCAGTGTCGTCCCAGTCATTGACTTTAAAAGCTAATCAGGAAGATCTGTTAGGTTTCTCAGCTTCACTTGTGAAAAGAGCAccaaatactaaaaataaaaggatactGGTTGCTAAAAGGGAGGCAGAGATGTCAAAAGGCGTAAAG GTGCTAGCAGAGTTAGAGAAAATTAGGACAGCTATAGAAGAGGATACCAAGCGAGTAGCAAGCTTGAGTACCTGGGCAGAAGCATCTGGAGTTGATGAGAAGGTGCTACAGAAGCTATTGCATCGTGGCTATTATTGCCAGGATGAGCTCATACGAAGTACTCGTTCCTTAGTTCTATACCTTGCCCGAAAATACAGGGGTATGGGAATAGCTTTGGATGATTTACTTCAG GCAGGATACGTAGGTGTTCTTCAAGGAGCTGAAAGATTTGACAGTACTAGGGGCTACAAATTCTCAACCTATGTGCAGTACTGGATAAGGAAATCAATTTTAAGAGTGGTGGCACGATATGCTCGAGGAATTGTAATTCCT TGGTCGTTGAACAGGGCAATAAATCAGATCCAGAAAGCTCGAAAAGCCATGAAAAGTACACACAAGAAATGCCCAGATGATTACGAAATTGCAAAGATGACAGGTCTTTCACTGGATAAAATCAAATCAGCTAGCAATTGTCTAAGAATAGTTGCTTCAATTGATCAGAAGGTGGGGGACTACCTTGGTGTAGAATATATG GTATAA
- the LOC100802522 gene encoding RNA polymerase sigma factor sigC isoform X2, whose translation MGLGFGFGLNPRLRYCLLLHTPHSFTNSPLCLSPSSAGVRETCFNFTRLSFPSTFYEEGEALQKDFGRVFAFSSSALETLENDSLGREETQVNKGKRSLSSVHKMIDNTQMPFGEVSTVSKKFESFRAQHFRLLMENLCVLEETFVDSEALRLEKAIILQLGKLGALELFNVCLSRSLGTSLVSNYADKVDDYKDKVVVQSSKKKENKTRRKREFVSTAVSSQSLTLKANQEDLLGFSASLVKRAPNTKNKRILVAKREAEMSKGVKVLAELEKIRTAIEEDTKRVASLSTWAEASGVDEKVLQKLLHRGYYCQDELIRSTRSLVLYLARKYRGMGIALDDLLQAGYVGVLQGAERFDSTRGYKFSTYVQYWIRKSILRVVARYARGIVIPWSLNRAINQIQKARKAMKSTHKKCPDDYEIAKMTGLSLDKIKSASNCLRIVASIDQKVGDYLGVEYMRKVQSLVNVWEYEKDLCL comes from the exons AGATATTGTCTGCTTCTTCACACTCCTCATTCCTTCACCAATTCACCTCTCTGCCTTTCTCCATCTTCTG CTGGAGTCAGGGAAACTTGTTTCAACTTCACGAGGTTATCTTTCCCCTCAACATTTTATGAGGAAGGAGAAGCTTTGCAAAAGGATTTTGGAAGGGTGTTTGCATTTTCATCATCAGCCTTGGAAACCTTGGAAAATGATTCATTAGGAAGAGAAGAAACCCAG GTAAACAAAGGAAAGAGGTCACTGAGTAGTGTACATAAAATGATTGATAATACCCAAATGCCTTTTGGAGAGGTATCTACTGTTTCTAAGAAGTTTGAGTCATTCAGGGCACAGCATTTTCGTTTGTTAATGGAGAACCTATGTGTTTTAGAAGAAACTTTTGTTGATTCTGAAGCACTGAGGTTGGAAAAGGCTATTATATTGCAACTAGGAAAGCTTGGTGCTCTTGAGTTATTCAATGTTTGTCTATCAAGATCACTTGGAACCTCACTTGTGTCAAACTATGCTGACAAAGTGGATGACTACAAGGACAAAGTTGTTGTCCAGTCtagcaagaaaaaggaaaataaaaccagaagaaagagagaatttGTTTCCACAGCAGTGTCGTCCCAGTCATTGACTTTAAAAGCTAATCAGGAAGATCTGTTAGGTTTCTCAGCTTCACTTGTGAAAAGAGCAccaaatactaaaaataaaaggatactGGTTGCTAAAAGGGAGGCAGAGATGTCAAAAGGCGTAAAG GTGCTAGCAGAGTTAGAGAAAATTAGGACAGCTATAGAAGAGGATACCAAGCGAGTAGCAAGCTTGAGTACCTGGGCAGAAGCATCTGGAGTTGATGAGAAGGTGCTACAGAAGCTATTGCATCGTGGCTATTATTGCCAGGATGAGCTCATACGAAGTACTCGTTCCTTAGTTCTATACCTTGCCCGAAAATACAGGGGTATGGGAATAGCTTTGGATGATTTACTTCAG GCAGGATACGTAGGTGTTCTTCAAGGAGCTGAAAGATTTGACAGTACTAGGGGCTACAAATTCTCAACCTATGTGCAGTACTGGATAAGGAAATCAATTTTAAGAGTGGTGGCACGATATGCTCGAGGAATTGTAATTCCT TGGTCGTTGAACAGGGCAATAAATCAGATCCAGAAAGCTCGAAAAGCCATGAAAAGTACACACAAGAAATGCCCAGATGATTACGAAATTGCAAAGATGACAGGTCTTTCACTGGATAAAATCAAATCAGCTAGCAATTGTCTAAGAATAGTTGCTTCAATTGATCAGAAGGTGGGGGACTACCTTGGTGTAGAATATATG AGAAAGGTGCAAAGCCTTGTAAATGTCTGGGAGTATGAGAAAGACCTCTGCCTTTAA
- the LOC100802522 gene encoding RNA polymerase sigma factor sigC isoform X1 produces the protein MGLGFGFGLNPRLRYCLLLHTPHSFTNSPLCLSPSSAGVRETCFNFTRLSFPSTFYEEGEALQKDFGRVFAFSSSALETLENDSLGREETQVNKGKRSLSSVHKMIDNTQMPFGEVSTVSKKFESFRAQHFRLLMENLCVLEETFVDSEALRLEKAIILQLGKLGALELFNVCLSRSLGTSLVSNYADKVDDYKDKVVVQSSKKKENKTRRKREFVSTAVSSQSLTLKANQEDLLGFSASLVKRAPNTKNKRILVAKREAEMSKGVKVLAELEKIRTAIEEDTKRVASLSTWAEASGVDEKVLQKLLHRGYYCQDELIRSTRSLVLYLARKYRGMGIALDDLLQAGYVGVLQGAERFDSTRGYKFSTYVQYWIRKSILRVVARYARGIVIPWSLNRAINQIQKARKAMKSTHKKCPDDYEIAKMTGLSLDKIKSASNCLRIVASIDQKVGDYLGVEYMELLPDATIESPEDAVMKQHMRKDVHDLLKGLNLRERKILTLRFGLNDNQPRSLQDIGTLFKVSKERIRKIEKKALTKLKNEATISKLHYYLDL, from the exons AGATATTGTCTGCTTCTTCACACTCCTCATTCCTTCACCAATTCACCTCTCTGCCTTTCTCCATCTTCTG CTGGAGTCAGGGAAACTTGTTTCAACTTCACGAGGTTATCTTTCCCCTCAACATTTTATGAGGAAGGAGAAGCTTTGCAAAAGGATTTTGGAAGGGTGTTTGCATTTTCATCATCAGCCTTGGAAACCTTGGAAAATGATTCATTAGGAAGAGAAGAAACCCAG GTAAACAAAGGAAAGAGGTCACTGAGTAGTGTACATAAAATGATTGATAATACCCAAATGCCTTTTGGAGAGGTATCTACTGTTTCTAAGAAGTTTGAGTCATTCAGGGCACAGCATTTTCGTTTGTTAATGGAGAACCTATGTGTTTTAGAAGAAACTTTTGTTGATTCTGAAGCACTGAGGTTGGAAAAGGCTATTATATTGCAACTAGGAAAGCTTGGTGCTCTTGAGTTATTCAATGTTTGTCTATCAAGATCACTTGGAACCTCACTTGTGTCAAACTATGCTGACAAAGTGGATGACTACAAGGACAAAGTTGTTGTCCAGTCtagcaagaaaaaggaaaataaaaccagaagaaagagagaatttGTTTCCACAGCAGTGTCGTCCCAGTCATTGACTTTAAAAGCTAATCAGGAAGATCTGTTAGGTTTCTCAGCTTCACTTGTGAAAAGAGCAccaaatactaaaaataaaaggatactGGTTGCTAAAAGGGAGGCAGAGATGTCAAAAGGCGTAAAG GTGCTAGCAGAGTTAGAGAAAATTAGGACAGCTATAGAAGAGGATACCAAGCGAGTAGCAAGCTTGAGTACCTGGGCAGAAGCATCTGGAGTTGATGAGAAGGTGCTACAGAAGCTATTGCATCGTGGCTATTATTGCCAGGATGAGCTCATACGAAGTACTCGTTCCTTAGTTCTATACCTTGCCCGAAAATACAGGGGTATGGGAATAGCTTTGGATGATTTACTTCAG GCAGGATACGTAGGTGTTCTTCAAGGAGCTGAAAGATTTGACAGTACTAGGGGCTACAAATTCTCAACCTATGTGCAGTACTGGATAAGGAAATCAATTTTAAGAGTGGTGGCACGATATGCTCGAGGAATTGTAATTCCT TGGTCGTTGAACAGGGCAATAAATCAGATCCAGAAAGCTCGAAAAGCCATGAAAAGTACACACAAGAAATGCCCAGATGATTACGAAATTGCAAAGATGACAGGTCTTTCACTGGATAAAATCAAATCAGCTAGCAATTGTCTAAGAATAGTTGCTTCAATTGATCAGAAGGTGGGGGACTACCTTGGTGTAGAATATATG GAACTTTTGCCCGATGCAACAATTGAGAGTCCTGAAGATGCTGTAATGAAGCAACATATGAGAAAAGACGTACATGATCTCCTGAAAGGCTTGAACTTAAGGGAAAGGAAAATATTAACCCTACGCTTTGGCCTTAATGATAACCAGCCTAGGTCTCTTCAGGACATAGGGACACTTTTCAAAGTTAGCAAAGAGAGGATAaggaagatagaaaaaaaagcTCTAACAAAGTTAAAGAATGAAGCAACCATCTCAAAGTTACATTATTATTTGGATCTGTAG